GCTCCTACCATTTCTGCCTTTTTCTCATCGCCTGCATAAACCTCTGCGAGAAGTTCGCCCTTTTTCACCCTGTCCCCAACCTTTTTGAAGAAGACAAAACCAGCACCCGGGTCAACCCTGTCCTCAACCCTTTTTCTGCCCAGACCTATCTCTATGCCCAAAAGCCCAACATCTCTGGTGGCAATCGCCCTGATAAAACCCGAACCATCTGCCCATACCTCTTTTTTGTATTTGGCTAAAGGCATAAGTTCAGGTCTGTCAACAACATCGGGATTACCACCCTGCGCGGCTATCATCTCCTGAAGTTTTTTTAGCGCTTTGCCTGTAACCAGCGCTCTCAGTAAAAGCCTTCTTGCCTGCTGCCGGTTTTGGGCAATACTGGCGATTAAGAGCATCTCCTCACCAAGGGTTAGTGTTACCTCCATCAGGTCAGGGGGTCCTTCATTTTTGAGCGCGGCAATCGCCTCCCGAACCTCAAGCGCGTTGCCAACCATTTTTCCTAAGGGCTGGGACATATTGGTGATTAATGCCACCACCCTTTTGTTCATCGCGGTGCCGATTTCAAGCATCAGGTTTGCCAGTTGCCGCGCCTGCCGCTTTCGCGGCATAAAAGCACCGCTACCGGTCTTCACATCTAAGACCAGGCCGTCAATCCCCTCTGCCAGTTTCTTTGACATAATACTGGCGGCAATCAAGGGAATGGAGTCAACCGTGGCGGTCACATCCCGCAGGGCATAAAGTTTTTTGTCTGCCGGGCAGACCTCATCGGTCTGACCGATAATCGCTACGCCCACGCGCTCCAAGACTGTTTCAAACTCCTTCAGGCTCAGATTGGTTCTGAACCCGGGGATGGACTCAAGTTTATCAAGTGTGCCGCCGGTATGAGCAAGGCTCCTGCCGGAAACCATCGGCACAACGCAGCCGCACGCAGCAACAAGGGGCGCCAGAATCAATGACACCTTATCACCGACACCACCGGTTGAGTGCTTGTCCACCTTTACACCCTTAATCCTGCTCAGATCCAAAACCTGCCCTGAACTCATCATCGCCCGGGTCAGGGCAATCGTCTCGCTTTTACCCATCCCGCGCAAAGAGACCGCCATCAGCCATGCCGCCATCTGGTAATCAGGAATCTCGTTTTTGGTGTAAGACCTTATGAGCCAGTCAATCTCTAAATCCGTTAGCCTGGCCCCAGCCTTTTTACGCTGGAGCAGGGATAAAAAATCCACCTGTTGAAAAGGGGATTAGCCGAAGCGCCGGCCCATAAACTTGCCACCCTTGACCAGCCCTTCATAATGGCGCATCACCAGGTGCGCCTCAATCTGCTGGAGGGTGTCAAGCGCAACGCCGACGATAATCAAGAGGGTGGTGCCGCCGAAATAGAAGGGGACGCGGAATGCGCTCATCAAAACCCAGGGCAAAAGCGCAATCACCACCAGAAATAGGGCACCGGGCAGGGTCAAAAGGGAAAGGCTGCGGTCAATATAGGCGGCGGTCTTTTCGCCCGGTCTGATACCGGGGATGAAGCCGCCATAGCGCTGCATATTTTCTGCCAGGTCGCGCGGGTTGAAAACAATTGATGTGTAAAAATAGGTAAAGAAGATGATGAGTGCGGCGAACAGGAGGTTATAAAGCCAGCCACCCGGTGAGAGGAACTGCTGCAGCCAGTTGAGAAAGGGCAGTTTCAGAAGGGTGGC
The nucleotide sequence above comes from candidate division WOR-3 bacterium. Encoded proteins:
- a CDS encoding thymidine phosphorylase, yielding MDFLSLLQRKKAGARLTDLEIDWLIRSYTKNEIPDYQMAAWLMAVSLRGMGKSETIALTRAMMSSGQVLDLSRIKGVKVDKHSTGGVGDKVSLILAPLVAACGCVVPMVSGRSLAHTGGTLDKLESIPGFRTNLSLKEFETVLERVGVAIIGQTDEVCPADKKLYALRDVTATVDSIPLIAASIMSKKLAEGIDGLVLDVKTGSGAFMPRKRQARQLANLMLEIGTAMNKRVVALITNMSQPLGKMVGNALEVREAIAALKNEGPPDLMEVTLTLGEEMLLIASIAQNRQQARRLLLRALVTGKALKKLQEMIAAQGGNPDVVDRPELMPLAKYKKEVWADGSGFIRAIATRDVGLLGIEIGLGRKRVEDRVDPGAGFVFFKKVGDRVKKGELLAEVYAGDEKKAEMVGA